Part of the Lichenicola cladoniae genome is shown below.
CGTACCGACACTGTATACCGCGGTCGCCGACGCGGTGGAGGCAGGGCCGCGTCGCCATGCGCGGGCGATGCGTTCGATCCGTTTCTGCATTTCGGGTGGTGCGCCGCTACCTGCGGAGGTCAAGCACCGGTTCGAGGCCCTGACCGGCTGCCACGTCGCCGAGGGCTACGGGTTGAGCGAGGCTTCGCCGGTGCTGACCTGCAATCCTCTCACGCAGACGGCCAAGCCAGGCTCGGCCGGGTTGCCGGTGATCGGGACGGTGATCGAGATACGCGATCTCGATGATCCGACCCGTATCATGGCCACCGGCGAACGCGGCGAAGTCTGCGCACGCGGGCCGCAGATCATGAATGGCTACTGGAACCGCCCGCAGGAAACCGAGGCGACGATGATCGACGGTATGCTCCGGACGGCGGATATCGGCTATCTGGACGCGGACGGTTATCTTTATCTGGTCGACCGGATCAAGGACCTGATCCTGTGCAGCGGCTACAACGTCTATCCGAGGGTGATCGAGGATGCGCTGTATCGCCATCCCGACGTCGTCGAGGCGAGTGTCATCGGCCTGCCGGACCACTACCGCGGCGAGGTGCCCAAGGCGTTCGTGGCATTGAGGGCGGACGCAACGGCAACGGAAGCGGAGCTCGGCATCTTCCTGGCCGGGCAGGTGTCGCGGATCGAGATGCCACGGGAGATCGAGATCCGGGCTTCGTTGCCACGTACGCTGGTGGGCAAGCTGTCCAAGAAGGAACTGGTCGCCGAGGAGGCCGTCAAGCGAGCACTGGCGACCGGGCAGGCCGCATCGAACCTGGCAAGTCACGCCGCCGCCTGACATCGATCGCCGTCGGTGCGATAGAGCTGCCGGCCCGGCCGCGGTGGAGTTCCCAAGAATGGCAGATGCCCTGATCGCAGTCGTTCAAGACGAGCGGTTGTTGACCGTTACGGAACTGGCTGCCGAGCTCGGGGTGACGGCGCGTGCAATCCGTTTCTATGAGGATAAGGGCCTGATCCAGCCGGGCCGGGTCGGGGCCACGCGTGCCTATACCCGTCGCGAACATGCCCGGATGCAGCTGATCCTGCGCGGCAAGCGGCTCGGCTTCAGCCTGCGCGAGATCAAGGAGTTCCTCGACCTCTACGATGTCGATCCCGAGCATGACGAACAGAAGCGCCTGCTGCTCCGCGCGGTCCGCGACCGGATCAGGCAGCTTCGCGTCATGAATGCCGCACTGGTCCGCACCCTGGACGAGCTGCAGGCAATCGAGCTGCAGGTCTCCTCCGCGCTCGAACGCTGAACGGATCCATCACGGCCACCTGAAACTGGACGCGTTCACCGATTGTATCGATCCGGCAACTGCCCAATGCTACAGGCTGGGTAACGGGTGGGGATAGTCCGTGGCTAAAGTCGCCGGCAGGTCGAATGGGATGAAACTGGTTGTGCAGCCGGACGACGGGGTGCGCAGCGTCACCGCGCTGATCGATGCGGCGCGGCGCACCGTCTCGATCAAGGTGTTCACCTTCACCTCGCCGGAGATCCTGGCAGCGTTGGAAGCGGCGGCGGCACGCGGCGTTACGGTGCGGGTGATGCTGAACCCGCAACGTTCATCGGGCAGCCGCGCCAACGACGAGACGCGCGAACGGTTGGTGCGGTCCGGCATCCGGTGCGACTGGAGCAGCCCGGGCTTCGCGGTCACGCACGAGAAGTCGATGGTGGTGGATGGCCGGACAACGCTGATCGCCACCTTCAATTTCTGCGAGAAGTATTTCACCACCACCCGCGACTACGGCCTGGTGCTGCACGACGAGGCGGTGGCGGCCGAGGTCGGTGCCTGCTTCGAGGCCGATCTCGCCCGCCGGCCGTTCGAGCCGGGGCCCGGCAGCCGGCTGCTCTGGAGCAACACCAGCTCGCGACAGGTCATGTGCGACTTCATCGACGGTGCCGGGAAAAGTCTTTCGGTGCAGCATCCGAAGTTCGTCGACATGACGGTGCTGGACCGGCTGATGGCAGCGCTCGACCGTGGCGTCGCGGTCAAGGTGCTGTGCGGCGGCAAGCACGGCATCAGCGACTACGACCTGCTCGACACCTTCTCGTCGCTGCACATGCTCCGTCGCGCCGGTGCGCGCGTTCACAAGCAGCACGGCCTGCGCACCCACGCCAAGCTGATCCTGGCCGACGATGCGCGTGCACTGGTCGGCTCGATGAACATCGATCGCAGCGCGTTCGACCTGCGCCGCGAGCTCGGTATCATCGTCGATGCGCCCGAGATCGTGCCGGGGCTGAAGCGGGTGTTCGAGGGGGACTGGGACGAGAGCCGGCGCTACGACGCGCCGGACCCGCTCATGGCCGCCGCCCATGTCGAGAACGACCAGCCGCACGACCCGGACTACGTTCGTGAGTGAAGCCGCGACGCCTGGACCGGGCGGTGTCGGCGGTTCCGGGCATCCAGGCTTGTGGGAGCTGGCGCGGACGTTCAACACCATCTCGCTGGCAAGCTTCGGCGGCGGCCTGTCGGCCTGGTCGCGCGAGATCGTGGTGATGCGCCGCGGCTGGATGACCGAGACCGAGTTCCTGAGCGCCATGACCATCTGCCGCCTGCTGCCCGGCGCCAACCAGGTCAATGTGGCGATCTTCGTCGGCGCCCGCATGCACGGACCGGGTGGTGCGGCGGCGGCCGTGGCCGGGCTGATCGCAATCCCGTTCGTCATCATCGTGGCTCTCTGCGCGTTCGCCACCCGCTACCAGCATGTCGGCGCGGTGCAGCACGTGCTCGCCGGCCTCACCCCGGCTGCGGTGGCGCTTACCTTGTCGATGGTCTGGCAGACCGGCCGCAAGACGCTGCGCTCGATGGTGCCGTTCGCATTATGTGTTGCGACCACGCTCGCCGCGGCGGTGCTGCGGGTGCCGCTCTGGGCGACGATGCTGGTGCTGGGGCCGGTCGGGGTGTTCTGGAGCTACCGGCAGCCGGCACCGGCGCATCCGGGAGCGTCCGGTTGAGCCCTGCGCGGACCCTGCAGATCTGCCTGCTGTTCGGATCCTCGTCGCTGCTGTCGTTCGGCGGCGGCAACGCCGTCATCCCGCAGATCCAGCTCAGGGCGGTGCACACGTACGGATGGATCACCGCCGAGCAGTTTTCCCAGGCCTTCGCCATCGCGCAGGCCGCTCCCGGCCCCAGCACGCTGCTGGTCAGCGCGATCGGCTATCAGGCCGGGGGCATTCCCGGCGCGCTGCTGGCGACCGCGGCGATGATCCTGCCGGCCTGGGTCCTGGTCTATTTCGCGGCCCGGTTCTGGCTCGGCGCGAAACGGTCGCGCTGGCGCATCGCGATCGAGGAGGGACTGGCGCCGATCGCGATCGGGTTGATCCTGGCCAGCGCCATCGTGATCGCCCGCAGTACCGACCATGGCCCGATGCAGTACGTGCTGACCGTGATCGCGACCCTGGTGTTCTGTGCGGTGAAGCTGAATCCGCTCTGGGTGATGGGCGCTTGCGGCCTGACCGGCTGGGCGCTCGCGATGTAGCGGCTCTATTCCGCGAGAATGGTCTGCAGGGCTTCCCTGAGCGGTGCATC
Proteins encoded:
- a CDS encoding chromate transporter, whose translation is MSEAATPGPGGVGGSGHPGLWELARTFNTISLASFGGGLSAWSREIVVMRRGWMTETEFLSAMTICRLLPGANQVNVAIFVGARMHGPGGAAAAVAGLIAIPFVIIVALCAFATRYQHVGAVQHVLAGLTPAAVALTLSMVWQTGRKTLRSMVPFALCVATTLAAAVLRVPLWATMLVLGPVGVFWSYRQPAPAHPGASG
- a CDS encoding phospholipase D-like domain-containing protein; amino-acid sequence: MKLVVQPDDGVRSVTALIDAARRTVSIKVFTFTSPEILAALEAAAARGVTVRVMLNPQRSSGSRANDETRERLVRSGIRCDWSSPGFAVTHEKSMVVDGRTTLIATFNFCEKYFTTTRDYGLVLHDEAVAAEVGACFEADLARRPFEPGPGSRLLWSNTSSRQVMCDFIDGAGKSLSVQHPKFVDMTVLDRLMAALDRGVAVKVLCGGKHGISDYDLLDTFSSLHMLRRAGARVHKQHGLRTHAKLILADDARALVGSMNIDRSAFDLRRELGIIVDAPEIVPGLKRVFEGDWDESRRYDAPDPLMAAAHVENDQPHDPDYVRE
- a CDS encoding chromate transporter; this translates as MSPARTLQICLLFGSSSLLSFGGGNAVIPQIQLRAVHTYGWITAEQFSQAFAIAQAAPGPSTLLVSAIGYQAGGIPGALLATAAMILPAWVLVYFAARFWLGAKRSRWRIAIEEGLAPIAIGLILASAIVIARSTDHGPMQYVLTVIATLVFCAVKLNPLWVMGACGLTGWALAM
- a CDS encoding MerR family transcriptional regulator, with the protein product MADALIAVVQDERLLTVTELAAELGVTARAIRFYEDKGLIQPGRVGATRAYTRREHARMQLILRGKRLGFSLREIKEFLDLYDVDPEHDEQKRLLLRAVRDRIRQLRVMNAALVRTLDELQAIELQVSSALER